One Tumebacillus sp. BK434 genomic window carries:
- a CDS encoding glucose 1-dehydrogenase, whose translation MRLNNKIAIVTGAAQGIGAATARRYAQEGASVVLTDVLETGALVAQEIRDGGGRAEFFRADISKSAEVQQLIAFAVERFGALHIICNVAGINIPGSVVDLDEAIWDRTFEVNVKSMFLTAKYGIPEIKKAGGGSIINTGSANSMVAEPLLSAYVASKGGILMLTKQMALDFAKDNIRVNCVCPGWVDTTINDAHHDLFGGRGVLEAMIDDVQPIGRVIQPEEIADVNLFLASDESSSMTGSAIVCDGGITAK comes from the coding sequence ATGAGACTGAACAACAAAATCGCAATCGTCACAGGAGCCGCACAAGGGATCGGCGCTGCGACAGCGCGCCGCTATGCACAGGAAGGCGCAAGCGTCGTGCTGACCGATGTGCTGGAAACCGGCGCTTTAGTGGCGCAGGAAATTCGCGACGGGGGCGGCAGGGCCGAGTTCTTTCGCGCCGACATCTCCAAATCGGCAGAGGTGCAGCAGCTGATCGCCTTTGCGGTGGAGCGCTTTGGCGCATTGCACATCATCTGCAACGTCGCCGGGATCAACATTCCGGGCTCGGTGGTCGATCTGGACGAAGCGATCTGGGACCGCACGTTTGAAGTGAACGTCAAGTCGATGTTTCTGACCGCGAAATACGGCATCCCGGAAATCAAAAAGGCGGGCGGCGGCTCGATCATCAACACCGGATCGGCCAACTCCATGGTCGCTGAACCGCTCCTGTCCGCGTATGTCGCATCTAAAGGCGGCATCCTGATGCTGACCAAGCAGATGGCGCTCGACTTTGCCAAAGACAACATCCGCGTCAACTGCGTCTGCCCGGGCTGGGTGGACACGACGATCAACGACGCGCACCACGACCTGTTTGGCGGGCGCGGCGTGCTGGAAGCGATGATCGACGATGTGCAGCCGATCGGCCGGGTGATTCAACCCGAGGAGATCGCCGATGTCAATCTGTTCCTCGCTTCGGATGAATCGTCTTCGATGACGGGCAGCGCCATCGTCTGTGATGGTGGCATCACCGCGAAATAA
- a CDS encoding APC family permease — protein sequence MAQMEMQTGSSYGYKQELKRTLTFKDLVIFGLVTMLPIAPAQVYGLIAPSSFGMTPLVYLVGIIAMLFTALSYSKMSREFPYAGSVYSFVQRGLNPHIGFVTGWLIIIDYILVPALLYSFAGIWISGVIPSVPAFVWVIVFLIINTYINVRGVSLAAKTNFMFLIVELLTVFLFLWFAIKYVFIDGGGAGGFSAAPIYQADKVDFSFLATAASIAVLGFLGFDSISTLSEEVKNPKKTVGKATVAALVLIGALFMVQAYMAALVQPNVTNLDPDMAFFDITRIVGGDFLYFMWIMVGVAAVGIANALTVQAAISRILYSMGRDKLLPFSGFLGKIHPKFHTPANATYFVALLSVLIAALADLETIIKYINFGALTSFMILHITVIYHFFFRKKVRSAKGVVGYLIFPLIGFGVLLFVWMGFDTMTYVLGFSWMVIGVLVGFFKSKGYKEVPPALQEV from the coding sequence ATGGCACAGATGGAAATGCAAACTGGTTCAAGTTATGGCTACAAACAGGAGTTGAAAAGAACGCTGACATTCAAAGATCTGGTCATCTTCGGCTTGGTGACCATGCTGCCAATTGCGCCTGCGCAAGTCTATGGCCTGATCGCGCCGAGCAGCTTTGGGATGACACCGCTCGTCTATCTGGTAGGGATCATTGCGATGTTGTTTACAGCGCTTTCGTATAGCAAGATGAGCCGGGAATTTCCGTACGCCGGCTCCGTGTATTCCTTCGTACAGCGCGGGCTGAATCCGCACATCGGGTTTGTCACCGGCTGGCTGATCATCATCGACTACATCTTGGTGCCGGCGCTGCTGTATTCTTTCGCCGGGATCTGGATCTCCGGCGTGATTCCGTCCGTACCGGCGTTCGTCTGGGTGATCGTGTTTTTGATCATCAACACCTACATCAACGTCCGGGGCGTGTCTTTGGCAGCGAAGACGAACTTCATGTTTTTGATCGTCGAGCTGCTGACGGTGTTTTTGTTCCTCTGGTTTGCCATCAAATATGTGTTTATCGACGGCGGAGGTGCGGGTGGCTTCTCGGCAGCGCCGATCTATCAGGCGGACAAGGTCGATTTCAGCTTCTTGGCTACGGCCGCTTCGATCGCCGTGCTTGGCTTCCTCGGGTTTGACTCGATCTCGACCTTGTCGGAAGAGGTGAAGAACCCGAAAAAGACGGTCGGCAAGGCGACGGTCGCCGCTTTGGTGCTGATCGGCGCGCTGTTTATGGTTCAGGCTTACATGGCCGCATTGGTGCAGCCGAATGTGACCAATCTGGATCCGGACATGGCGTTTTTTGACATCACCCGCATCGTCGGCGGCGACTTCCTCTACTTTATGTGGATCATGGTCGGCGTTGCGGCGGTCGGCATCGCCAACGCGCTGACTGTGCAGGCGGCGATCTCCCGCATTTTGTATTCGATGGGCCGTGATAAGCTGCTGCCGTTCTCCGGGTTCCTCGGCAAGATTCACCCGAAGTTCCATACGCCGGCCAACGCGACGTATTTTGTGGCGCTGCTGTCGGTGCTGATCGCGGCGCTGGCCGATCTGGAGACGATCATCAAGTACATCAACTTCGGTGCGTTGACATCGTTTATGATCTTGCACATCACGGTGATCTATCATTTCTTCTTCCGCAAGAAGGTGCGCAGCGCTAAAGGGGTGGTCGGGTATCTGATCTTCCCGCTGATCGGGTTTGGCGTGCTGCTGTTTGTCTGGATGGGCTTTGACACGATGACATATGTCCTGGGCTTCTCGTGGATGGTGATCGGCGTGCTGGTCGGATTCTTCAAATCGAAAGGGTACAAAGAAGTGCCTCCTGCTTTGCAAGAGGTCTAA